The following proteins come from a genomic window of Thiothrix winogradskyi:
- a CDS encoding RNA recognition motif domain-containing protein — translation MNIYVGNLPYKITENDLRDLFSAYGEVTSVSMIKDKMTGQSKGFGFVDMPDAAQGNAAIQGLNEQAVQGRNIKVNEAKPREDRPRDGGGRGGFGGGGGGGGRGGDRGGFGGGGDRGGFGGGGDRGGRGGDRGGFGGGDRGGRGGDRGGFGGGGGYR, via the coding sequence GTGAATATTTACGTTGGCAACCTGCCCTATAAAATTACCGAAAACGACTTGCGTGACCTGTTCTCCGCTTACGGCGAAGTGACCAGTGTCAGCATGATCAAAGACAAAATGACGGGGCAATCCAAGGGCTTCGGTTTTGTTGACATGCCAGATGCTGCTCAAGGCAATGCAGCGATTCAGGGTCTGAACGAGCAAGCCGTTCAAGGCCGTAACATTAAAGTTAACGAAGCAAAACCACGCGAAGATCGTCCACGTGATGGCGGCGGTCGTGGCGGCTTCGGTGGTGGCGGCGGCGGCGGTGGTCGTGGTGGTGATCGCGGCGGCTTCGGTGGCGGCGGTGATCGTGGCGGCTTCGGCGGCGGTGGTGATCGCGGTGGTCGTGGTGGTGATCGCGGCGGCTTCGGTGGCGGTGATCGCGGCGGTCGCGGTGGTGATCGTGGCGGCTTCGGCGGCGGCGGTGGCTACCGTTAA
- a CDS encoding DUF167 family protein: protein MTTFYRWEDEVLHLFVRVQPKASRDEFAEVQEDRIRIRITAPPVDGKANAHLLKFVAKACGVAKANVQIKNGETGRNKHLCIESPVCLPAGIEKAG, encoded by the coding sequence ATGACTACGTTTTACCGCTGGGAAGATGAAGTGTTGCACCTGTTTGTGCGGGTGCAGCCCAAGGCAAGCCGGGATGAATTTGCAGAAGTGCAGGAAGATCGCATTCGCATAAGGATTACTGCCCCGCCAGTGGATGGCAAAGCTAACGCGCATCTGCTGAAGTTTGTAGCAAAAGCCTGTGGCGTAGCCAAAGCAAACGTGCAGATAAAGAACGGCGAAACCGGCAGGAATAAACACTTGTGTATTGAATCCCCGGTTTGCCTACCGGCAGGCATTGAGAAGGCAGGCTGA
- a CDS encoding YggT family protein: MEALQNVGIFLVQTLFSLYIGAVLIRFLLALSRANFYNPLSQFLVKITNPVLVPMRRMIPAIGKLDTAAIVLALSLKIIQTFLLVALQGSETSLPVVLLYSVIDLVRTVIYIYIFALVIQAVLSWVGNSQGNPLADILNSLTEPLLRPIRQFVPVIGMVDLAPMAAILLLYIVLIVLQSFGL, from the coding sequence ATGGAAGCACTCCAGAACGTCGGCATTTTTTTGGTGCAAACTTTATTTTCGCTGTATATCGGCGCGGTACTCATCCGTTTTTTGCTGGCATTGTCGCGGGCAAACTTCTACAACCCACTGTCACAATTTTTGGTGAAAATCACCAATCCGGTACTTGTACCAATGCGACGCATGATTCCGGCAATTGGCAAACTCGATACCGCCGCGATTGTGCTGGCATTGAGTTTAAAGATTATCCAGACATTTTTGCTGGTCGCATTGCAGGGCAGTGAAACCAGTTTACCGGTGGTGCTGCTATATTCCGTGATCGACCTTGTACGCACCGTGATTTACATCTACATCTTTGCATTGGTCATTCAAGCCGTACTCAGTTGGGTCGGCAATAGCCAGGGCAACCCATTGGCAGACATTTTGAACAGCCTAACAGAGCCATTGTTGCGCCCGATTCGTCAATTCGTGCCTGTTATTGGCATGGTAGATTTGGCACCAATGGCAGCAATTTTGTTGTTGTATATCGTGTTGATTGTGTTGCAATCCTTCGGGCTGTAA
- the proC gene encoding pyrroline-5-carboxylate reductase — MDTPKLAQKPTTITFIGAGNMARSLIVGLLQDQANVALRVADPDEHQLDAIRKHWPEVTATTDNLEAMQGADVVVLAVKPQIMRNVTENLASNAQLSRPLFVSIAAGIREEALNRWLGGNQAIVRCMPNTPALVQAGATGLYANQHVSDSQRSAAESLLRAVGITVWFDDETKLDAVTAISGSGPAYFFLVMEAMQAAAEQLGLRPEEAHLLIVQTALGAAKLALESDDLPGELRQKVTSKGGTTEAALNVLTTGGLHDLFAQALQAAASRSRELAAANS, encoded by the coding sequence ATGGACACACCTAAACTCGCCCAAAAACCTACCACCATCACCTTCATTGGCGCTGGCAATATGGCTCGCAGCCTGATCGTCGGTCTATTGCAAGACCAAGCGAATGTCGCATTGCGCGTTGCCGACCCTGACGAACACCAACTCGATGCCATCCGCAAACATTGGCCGGAAGTCACCGCCACCACCGACAATCTCGAAGCCATGCAAGGTGCCGACGTGGTGGTACTCGCTGTCAAACCGCAAATCATGCGCAATGTGACCGAAAACCTTGCCAGCAATGCGCAACTCAGCCGCCCGTTGTTTGTCTCCATCGCCGCCGGAATTCGCGAAGAAGCGCTCAACCGCTGGTTGGGTGGCAATCAAGCGATTGTGCGTTGTATGCCCAACACCCCCGCTTTGGTGCAAGCCGGTGCAACGGGTTTATACGCGAATCAGCACGTATCTGACTCGCAACGCAGTGCAGCCGAAAGCCTGTTACGTGCTGTCGGCATTACCGTCTGGTTCGATGATGAAACCAAGCTGGATGCCGTCACCGCTATTTCTGGCAGTGGTCCCGCCTACTTCTTTTTGGTCATGGAAGCCATGCAAGCCGCTGCCGAACAACTCGGTTTACGTCCCGAAGAAGCGCACTTGCTGATTGTGCAAACCGCTCTCGGTGCCGCAAAACTGGCACTGGAAAGTGATGATTTACCCGGTGAATTGCGCCAAAAAGTCACATCCAAAGGCGGCACGACCGAGGCTGCTTTGAACGTGTTAACCACGGGTGGTTTGCACGATTTGTTTGCGCAAGCCTTACAAGCAGCAGCCAGCCGTTCACGCGAATTGGCAGCCGCCAACAGCTAA
- a CDS encoding DUF3301 domain-containing protein → MENLLLLGLLGLGLWFWIDSMNARERAVAAAIRACREIDVQFLDQTVSLESMKPTRNRQGHLVWRRIYGFEFSTQGVERRHGRAILRGRVLEQVQLDQDEGTTIEQHEA, encoded by the coding sequence ATGGAAAATTTGCTGCTATTGGGGTTATTAGGGCTGGGGCTTTGGTTCTGGATTGATTCGATGAATGCTCGCGAACGGGCGGTAGCGGCAGCGATACGCGCATGTCGGGAGATTGATGTGCAGTTTCTGGATCAAACCGTATCCTTGGAAAGCATGAAACCTACCCGTAACCGTCAGGGGCATTTGGTGTGGCGACGCATTTACGGGTTTGAGTTTAGTACCCAAGGGGTGGAGCGGCGGCATGGTCGTGCGATCTTACGCGGGCGGGTGTTGGAACAGGTGCAGTTGGATCAGGATGAGGGCACGACGATTGAGCAGCACGAAGCTTGA
- the yegQ gene encoding tRNA 5-hydroxyuridine modification protein YegQ, with translation MKRPELLAPAGTLKSMRHAFAYGADAVYAGQPRYSLRVRNNEFKNDNLALGIAEAHSLGKQFFVAANISPHNSKIKTFMEDLAPVIAMNPDALIMADPGLIMLVREKWPDMPVHLSVQANTVNYATVKFWQSLGLTRVILSRELSLDEIAEIRQECPDMELEVFVHGALCIAYSGRCLLSGYFNHRDPNQGTCTNACRWEYKTTEAVEAAEGKFVPKEAVLSMDLFNQAQSMGSCGNQERHPLADKVYFLEETNRPGELMPVMEDEHGTYIMNSKDLRAVEHVQKLTEIGVDCLKIEGRTKSHYYVARTAQTYKQAIDDAMAGRNFDPKLLGILENLANRGYTDGFYERHHTHEYQNYMQGASMGHQQQFVAEAMRVDRDNGWIELDVKNRFSVGDRLELVLPEGNRELVLERMENMDGIPVTTAPGSGHKMRIPLPQDVDGDMILVSRFL, from the coding sequence ATGAAACGCCCTGAATTGCTTGCCCCTGCGGGCACACTCAAATCCATGCGCCACGCCTTCGCCTACGGTGCGGATGCGGTCTACGCCGGACAACCGCGCTACTCGCTGCGGGTGCGCAATAACGAGTTTAAAAACGACAACCTCGCGCTCGGCATTGCCGAAGCGCATTCGTTGGGCAAACAGTTTTTCGTTGCGGCAAACATTTCCCCGCACAACAGCAAGATCAAAACCTTCATGGAAGACCTTGCCCCCGTGATTGCGATGAATCCCGATGCGCTGATCATGGCAGACCCCGGCTTGATTATGTTGGTACGCGAAAAATGGCCGGACATGCCCGTCCACCTTTCCGTACAAGCCAACACGGTGAACTACGCCACGGTGAAATTCTGGCAAAGCCTCGGCTTGACCCGCGTGATTTTATCGCGGGAATTATCGCTGGATGAAATCGCCGAAATCCGCCAAGAATGCCCCGATATGGAGCTGGAAGTCTTCGTCCACGGTGCATTGTGCATCGCCTATTCCGGGCGTTGCCTGCTCTCCGGCTACTTCAACCACCGCGACCCGAATCAAGGCACTTGCACCAATGCGTGCCGCTGGGAATACAAAACCACCGAAGCGGTCGAAGCAGCAGAAGGCAAATTTGTCCCCAAAGAAGCGGTGTTGTCGATGGATTTGTTTAACCAAGCGCAAAGCATGGGCAGTTGCGGCAATCAAGAACGCCATCCGCTGGCGGACAAGGTGTACTTCCTCGAAGAAACCAACCGCCCCGGCGAACTCATGCCCGTCATGGAAGACGAACACGGCACGTATATCATGAATTCCAAGGATTTACGCGCCGTCGAACACGTCCAAAAACTCACCGAAATCGGCGTAGATTGCTTGAAAATCGAAGGGCGCACCAAATCGCATTACTACGTGGCGCGGACTGCACAGACATATAAACAGGCGATTGACGATGCAATGGCTGGGCGCAACTTTGACCCCAAATTGCTGGGTATCTTGGAAAATCTGGCGAATCGTGGTTATACCGACGGCTTTTACGAACGCCACCATACCCACGAATACCAAAACTACATGCAAGGCGCGTCGATGGGGCATCAGCAGCAATTCGTTGCCGAAGCCATGCGCGTTGACCGTGACAACGGCTGGATTGAGCTAGATGTGAAAAACCGTTTCAGCGTAGGAGATCGACTGGAATTGGTGTTACCGGAAGGCAACCGCGAACTGGTACTGGAACGCATGGAAAATATGGACGGTATTCCTGTCACCACTGCGCCGGGGAGCGGTCACAAAATGCGTATTCCACTGCCCCAAGACGTGGATGGCGATATGATTTTGGTCAGCCGGTTTTTGTAA
- a CDS encoding type I restriction endonuclease subunit R: protein MARNFISEDDIEQALLQKLQHLHGFDVLVCHTANPDDLNDGSQRRDKRDVILAERLREACERLNPHIPASVITEVVAKLMDRRIALSPLKANQELDQFIRDGVPVTFEDAKGVKQHDFVRLIDFNIPANNRYLAVAQLWIKSLGQAPKAAYRRPDVILYVNGLPLVFIELKNSNVKLRSAFDGNLTDYLHDIPQLFHCNAFCILSNALETRVGSFTAGWEHFFHWLRVADEKEVVNRPQIEAQGTSLEYAIAGLCERSRLLDYVENFVIYHKGNTKIIAQNHQFLGVNSAYQRFLQREQHDGKLGVFWHTQGSGKSFSMIFYVRKIFRKVSGNFSFVVVTDRQDLDGQIYRNFLNTGTVQKEDAAQPSNAEEMRKFLGQNKKVMFTLIQKFRYDKGKAYPRLFDPNGGREVIVMVDEAHRTQYQNLAENMRAGLKGAHFLAFTGTPLLGKERKTSAWFGGYVSEYNFQQAMDDKATVPLFYEKRVPKVLIQNEDLSEEFCALLEDENLDAAQQDKLERKFATEMEVIKRDDRLDTIAQDIVYHFPQRGYLGKGMVITVDKFTAVTMYDKVQQHWKAELKNLRGRINTTTNEVEKARLKKRLEWMKSVEMAVVISDPKADEARFTQQKLDIKPHITRLDQLDANGHDIEHNFKDPEHPLQLVFVCAMWLTGFDAPTVSTLYLDKPMKGHTLMQTIARANRVASYSIQGYSGKPVEKQHGEIVDYYNVFRNMKKALKDYAQGDTGETVPVQEKTELLVLLDDAVAQTLAFCRERDIDLNAVLGTQDTFKNIAKFNTFADILLGNEEWRKAFNVYDNTVAALYEACKPEIYQQAPRLDIAAIQYLRGVMDSLVEGADIEAVSQRIAELLDESVVVDDADEFRQREYSAEYRIIQKGRTWDLSKIDFDKLREDFTVALYKNIEIADMRAFIEAKLHNMMAQNVTRVAFAARLQAIIERYNAGSSSADNYFDDLVHFTQAMQTEDERHVREGLSEDELELYDLLKKDKLTQTEEQRVKLAAKDLLIRLLQEHPKVLVQDWWKDSQTQLAVKNAIEDVLDKDLPDSYDRMTFKTKCDNVFALVLDFAANRRKWAA from the coding sequence ATGGCAAGAAATTTTATATCCGAAGACGACATCGAGCAGGCATTGCTGCAAAAGCTGCAACACTTGCACGGCTTCGATGTACTGGTGTGCCACACCGCTAACCCTGATGATCTCAACGACGGTTCGCAGCGCCGCGACAAGCGCGATGTGATTCTCGCCGAGCGTTTACGGGAAGCCTGCGAACGCTTGAATCCGCACATTCCCGCCAGCGTTATCACCGAAGTGGTGGCAAAGCTGATGGATCGGCGTATCGCGCTTTCCCCGCTCAAAGCCAATCAGGAACTCGATCAGTTTATCCGCGATGGCGTACCCGTCACTTTTGAAGATGCCAAGGGCGTGAAACAACACGACTTCGTGCGCCTGATCGACTTCAACATACCCGCCAATAACCGCTACCTCGCCGTGGCGCAATTGTGGATCAAGTCACTGGGGCAAGCCCCCAAAGCCGCATACCGCCGCCCGGATGTAATTTTGTACGTCAATGGCTTGCCCTTGGTGTTCATCGAACTGAAAAACTCCAACGTTAAACTCCGCAGTGCCTTTGATGGCAACCTGACGGATTACCTGCACGATATTCCGCAACTGTTCCACTGCAATGCGTTTTGCATTCTCTCCAACGCGCTGGAAACCCGCGTGGGCAGCTTTACTGCCGGTTGGGAACATTTCTTCCACTGGTTGCGGGTGGCGGATGAAAAAGAAGTGGTCAACCGCCCGCAAATCGAAGCGCAAGGCACATCGCTGGAATACGCCATCGCGGGCTTGTGCGAACGCAGCCGCTTGCTGGATTACGTCGAAAACTTCGTGATCTACCACAAGGGCAACACCAAAATCATTGCGCAAAACCATCAGTTTCTGGGGGTGAACAGTGCTTATCAGCGTTTCCTGCAACGTGAGCAGCACGATGGCAAACTGGGGGTGTTTTGGCACACCCAAGGGTCGGGCAAAAGTTTTTCGATGATTTTTTACGTGCGCAAAATTTTCCGCAAGGTCAGCGGCAATTTCAGCTTTGTGGTGGTGACGGATCGGCAGGATTTGGACGGGCAGATTTACCGCAACTTCCTGAATACCGGCACGGTGCAAAAAGAGGATGCCGCGCAACCCAGCAACGCCGAAGAAATGCGCAAGTTTCTGGGGCAGAACAAAAAGGTGATGTTCACCCTGATCCAGAAATTCCGCTATGACAAGGGCAAAGCCTACCCGCGCCTGTTTGACCCCAACGGCGGACGCGAAGTCATTGTGATGGTGGATGAAGCGCACCGCACCCAATACCAAAATCTGGCGGAAAACATGCGTGCCGGACTCAAGGGAGCACATTTCCTTGCTTTCACGGGTACGCCATTGTTGGGTAAGGAGCGTAAAACCAGCGCGTGGTTCGGCGGTTACGTCTCGGAATACAACTTCCAACAAGCGATGGATGATAAAGCCACCGTGCCGCTGTTCTACGAAAAGCGCGTCCCCAAGGTGTTGATTCAGAATGAGGATTTGAGCGAAGAATTCTGTGCCTTGCTGGAGGATGAAAATCTGGATGCGGCGCAACAGGACAAGCTGGAACGCAAATTCGCCACCGAAATGGAAGTGATCAAACGCGACGACCGGCTAGATACGATTGCACAAGACATCGTGTACCACTTCCCACAACGTGGCTATCTCGGCAAGGGCATGGTGATTACCGTCGATAAATTCACCGCCGTGACCATGTACGACAAGGTGCAGCAGCATTGGAAAGCCGAACTGAAAAACCTGCGCGGGCGCATCAATACCACCACCAATGAAGTTGAAAAAGCCCGCCTGAAAAAACGGCTGGAATGGATGAAGTCGGTAGAAATGGCGGTCGTGATCAGCGATCCCAAAGCCGATGAAGCGCGTTTCACCCAGCAAAAGCTTGACATAAAACCGCACATTACGCGGCTCGACCAGTTGGATGCCAACGGTCACGACATTGAGCACAATTTCAAAGACCCTGAACACCCGTTGCAACTGGTATTTGTGTGCGCCATGTGGCTGACCGGATTTGATGCACCCACCGTTTCAACGCTGTACCTCGACAAGCCGATGAAAGGCCACACCTTGATGCAAACCATCGCCCGTGCCAACCGCGTCGCGTCTTACAGCATTCAGGGGTACAGCGGCAAACCCGTGGAAAAACAGCACGGTGAAATCGTCGATTACTACAACGTATTCCGCAACATGAAAAAGGCGTTGAAAGATTACGCGCAAGGCGACACGGGTGAAACCGTGCCAGTGCAGGAAAAAACCGAATTATTGGTGTTGCTGGATGATGCGGTTGCCCAAACGCTGGCCTTTTGCCGTGAGCGTGACATTGACCTGAATGCTGTACTAGGTACGCAAGACACTTTCAAAAATATTGCGAAATTCAACACTTTTGCCGACATTTTGCTGGGCAATGAAGAATGGCGCAAAGCCTTCAACGTCTACGACAACACCGTGGCTGCCTTGTACGAAGCCTGCAAACCAGAGATTTACCAGCAAGCACCACGGCTGGATATTGCCGCCATTCAATACTTACGCGGGGTGATGGATAGCTTGGTAGAAGGTGCAGATATTGAAGCCGTCAGCCAGCGCATTGCCGAATTGCTGGATGAAAGCGTGGTGGTGGATGATGCCGACGAGTTTCGCCAGCGTGAATACAGCGCGGAATACCGCATTATCCAAAAAGGGCGCACATGGGATTTAAGCAAGATTGATTTCGACAAGCTGCGCGAAGATTTCACGGTGGCGCTGTACAAAAATATCGAAATTGCGGATATGCGGGCATTCATTGAAGCCAAATTGCATAACATGATGGCGCAAAACGTGACACGGGTGGCGTTTGCGGCACGCTTGCAGGCGATTATCGAGCGTTACAATGCAGGCAGTTCATCCGCCGACAACTATTTTGACGATTTGGTGCATTTCACCCAAGCGATGCAAACCGAGGATGAACGCCATGTGCGCGAAGGCTTGAGCGAGGATGAGCTGGAACTGTACGACTTGCTGAAAAAAGACAAACTCACCCAGACGGAAGAACAGCGGGTGAAACTGGCGGCGAAAGACCTGCTGATCCGCTTGTTACAGGAACACCCCAAAGTGTTGGTGCAAGATTGGTGGAAAGACAGCCAAACGCAACTGGCGGTGAAAAACGCCATTGAAGATGTGCTGGATAAGGATTTACCCGATAGTTATGACCGCATGACCTTTAAAACCAAGTGCGATAATGTGTTTGCGCTGGTGTTGGACTTTGCGGCTAACCGGCGGAAGTGGGCAGCGTAA
- a CDS encoding type II toxin-antitoxin system VapC family toxin, producing the protein MSQRIYLDACIVIYLIEKHTVFRPKILEKMEQSPGCQLAVSPLLRLEVLTKPLRDQNVELYQEFEDFIAAQIMLPITDEIYDAALQLRARFRLKTPDALHPCHGTVLRLHRILDE; encoded by the coding sequence ATGAGCCAGCGCATCTATCTGGATGCTTGTATCGTCATTTACTTGATTGAGAAGCACACTGTTTTTAGACCGAAAATCCTGGAGAAGATGGAACAGTCACCGGGTTGCCAACTTGCGGTTTCGCCATTGTTGCGGTTGGAGGTGTTAACCAAACCCTTACGCGATCAGAATGTCGAGCTTTACCAAGAGTTTGAGGATTTTATAGCTGCGCAAATCATGCTGCCGATCACGGATGAAATTTATGATGCAGCGTTACAGCTACGCGCTCGTTTTCGATTGAAAACGCCGGATGCTTTGCATCCTTGCCACGGCACAGTATTACGGTTGCACCGAATTTTGGACGAATGA
- a CDS encoding DUF3368 domain-containing protein codes for MAKINQVKIIGSLGVLIEAKHQGIIPLLAPYIDILRLSKAHFGEDLLAYALTVVGE; via the coding sequence GTGGCGAAGATCAATCAGGTCAAAATTATCGGTAGTCTCGGTGTGCTAATCGAAGCCAAGCATCAAGGCATCATTCCATTGCTTGCACCCTACATTGATATTCTGCGCCTGTCTAAAGCCCATTTCGGTGAGGATTTATTAGCTTACGCGCTAACAGTAGTCGGGGAGTAA
- a CDS encoding UPF0175 family protein — protein sequence MQLTLDIPEKYLIFQSPTELVRLLKLNTDIDLYRQGRFSASAAAEFVGDLDRYEFLYECRQRGIEPQTYESTDELQAEIEMLARELA from the coding sequence ATGCAACTGACACTCGATATTCCAGAAAAGTATTTGATCTTTCAATCACCCACCGAGCTTGTGCGCCTGCTCAAGCTGAATACCGACATCGACTTGTACCGTCAGGGGCGTTTTTCCGCCAGTGCTGCCGCTGAATTTGTCGGCGACCTAGACCGCTATGAGTTTTTATACGAATGCCGTCAACGGGGCATCGAGCCGCAGACCTACGAAAGCACCGACGAGCTGCAAGCAGAAATTGAGATGTTGGCACGGGAGTTGGCGTGA
- a CDS encoding restriction endonuclease subunit S translates to MKHYKLNELGTVNRGKSKHRPRNDPELYGGKYPFIQTGDVKHSSFYVTSHTQTYNEKGLAQSKLWEKGTLCITIAANIADTAILSYPACFPDSIIGFLPNKKKADVKYVKYCLDTFRLQMQSISQGTTQDNMSLEKLLSIGFPAPDLESQRKIAGILSAYDDLIENNKRRIALLENMAEELYREWFVRFRFPGWRDAEFEKGIPKGWELQRVDSLGKIITGKTPLTSNEKYYLGNIHFIKTPDMHGNMFIYETEENLTEDGLNSQPSQMLPKNAISVSCIGTGGITSITTQRCCTNQQINSIVLKNENDLEWAFYTVKGLKETIYAFGSTGTTMTNLSKGKFSGLKFICAPKYLREPLKTH, encoded by the coding sequence ATGAAACATTATAAACTTAACGAATTAGGTACTGTTAATCGGGGCAAGTCAAAACATCGCCCAAGAAATGATCCAGAGCTTTATGGTGGAAAATATCCATTTATTCAAACTGGTGATGTGAAACACAGTTCATTTTATGTGACATCACATACGCAAACTTACAATGAAAAGGGGCTGGCTCAAAGTAAGCTGTGGGAAAAAGGTACTCTTTGTATAACAATAGCCGCAAATATTGCTGATACGGCTATTTTGAGTTATCCAGCCTGTTTTCCTGATAGCATCATTGGATTTTTGCCGAACAAGAAAAAAGCCGATGTAAAGTATGTGAAATATTGTTTAGATACCTTCCGGTTGCAAATGCAATCAATTTCACAAGGCACAACTCAAGACAATATGAGTCTCGAAAAGCTCCTTTCTATTGGTTTTCCCGCGCCTGATCTTGAGTCTCAGCGGAAAATCGCGGGCATTCTCTCCGCCTACGACGATCTGATTGAGAACAACAAGCGGCGTATTGCCTTGCTGGAAAACATGGCGGAAGAACTCTACCGCGAATGGTTTGTGCGCTTCCGTTTCCCCGGCTGGCGTGACGCTGAGTTTGAGAAGGGGATTCCGAAGGGATGGGAGTTGCAACGAGTTGATTCGCTCGGAAAGATTATCACAGGAAAGACACCTCTAACATCCAATGAAAAGTATTACCTTGGCAATATACATTTTATAAAAACACCAGATATGCACGGAAATATGTTTATTTATGAAACGGAAGAAAATCTTACAGAAGATGGGTTAAACTCACAGCCGTCACAGATGTTACCAAAAAATGCAATCAGTGTTAGTTGTATCGGGACAGGCGGAATAACAAGCATTACAACGCAACGTTGCTGCACAAATCAACAGATTAATAGTATTGTTCTGAAAAATGAGAATGATTTGGAATGGGCTTTTTATACTGTTAAAGGACTAAAAGAAACCATTTATGCATTTGGTTCCACAGGAACCACAATGACAAATCTTAGTAAAGGGAAATTCTCTGGATTAAAATTTATTTGTGCGCCTAAATATTTAAGGGAACCTCTAAAAACCCACTGA
- a CDS encoding HsdM family class I SAM-dependent methyltransferase, with translation MNLAVNGLRGDIRLANSYSENPFDGFGKFDFVMANPPFNVDDVPVATVENDPRFNTYGIPRNKTKLKQVDQGKETVPNANYLWISLFATSLKAKGRAALVMANSASDARHSEADMRQKLVDNNLIYAMLTLPSNMFYTVTLPATLWFFDKAKADNKILFIDARNIFTQIDRAHREFTEAQIQNIAIISKLHKGERAEFLSLIDGYFADGMARLAENQQQVEPVSAQLLAVLAEEQGKQAVQDLLAQWQGLAALEQAYQDYVERTEDMAGDDAALDTMNALQHELRATFDPFFVGLHAGLKKLDKIIRTHEKAKAEAAKAEGKRAGTDRDTKQLKAALEQLHKEVSSAESTFQHIHWLQERFPAARYEDVTGLCKLASPAEVQEQDYSLNPGRYVGVVIEEDGKTEEKFLADLIAMNDELISLNKAGISLNELIQGNLRILVGDNETL, from the coding sequence ATGAACCTAGCGGTGAACGGCTTGCGCGGCGACATTCGGCTGGCGAACAGTTACAGCGAAAACCCGTTTGACGGCTTCGGCAAGTTTGATTTCGTGATGGCGAATCCGCCGTTCAATGTCGATGATGTACCAGTGGCGACAGTGGAAAATGACCCGCGTTTCAACACTTACGGCATCCCGCGCAACAAGACCAAGCTCAAGCAGGTGGATCAGGGCAAGGAAACCGTGCCGAATGCCAATTATTTGTGGATCAGCCTATTCGCCACCTCGTTGAAAGCCAAGGGGCGGGCGGCGTTGGTGATGGCGAATTCGGCGAGTGATGCGCGGCATTCCGAAGCGGACATGCGCCAGAAACTGGTGGATAACAACCTGATTTACGCGATGTTGACGCTGCCCTCGAACATGTTTTACACCGTGACGCTGCCTGCGACTTTGTGGTTTTTCGACAAGGCGAAGGCGGATAACAAGATTCTGTTCATTGATGCGCGGAATATTTTTACCCAGATTGACCGGGCGCACCGCGAATTTACCGAGGCTCAAATCCAGAATATTGCGATTATCAGCAAGCTGCACAAGGGCGAACGTGCCGAGTTCTTGAGTTTGATTGATGGCTATTTTGCCGACGGCATGGCGCGGTTGGCGGAAAATCAGCAGCAAGTTGAACCCGTTAGTGCGCAATTGTTGGCGGTGTTGGCGGAAGAACAGGGCAAGCAGGCAGTACAGGATTTGCTGGCACAATGGCAGGGCTTAGCGGCGTTGGAACAGGCGTATCAGGATTACGTGGAGCGCACCGAAGACATGGCGGGCGATGATGCCGCGCTGGATACCATGAATGCATTGCAACACGAGTTGCGGGCGACGTTTGATCCGTTTTTTGTGGGCTTGCACGCGGGGTTGAAAAAGCTCGACAAGATTATCCGCACCCACGAAAAAGCCAAGGCGGAGGCGGCGAAAGCGGAAGGCAAACGGGCGGGGACTGACCGCGACACCAAGCAACTGAAAGCGGCGTTGGAGCAATTGCACAAGGAAGTCAGCAGCGCGGAAAGCACTTTTCAGCACATCCACTGGTTGCAGGAACGGTTTCCGGCGGCGCGTTACGAAGACGTGACTGGGCTGTGCAAACTTGCGTCCCCTGCCGAGGTACAGGAACAGGATTACTCGCTGAATCCGGGGCGGTACGTCGGCGTGGTCATCGAAGAAGACGGCAAGACCGAAGAAAAATTCCTCGCCGACCTCATCGCCATGAACGACGAGTTGATTTCACTAAATAAAGCTGGAATCAGCTTAAATGAGTTGATTCAAGGAAACTTGCGTATTTTGGTGGGCGATAATGAAACATTATAA